From the Mesotoga prima MesG1.Ag.4.2 genome, the window TCTTCATCTTTGTCGTATGAAAAGGAGGTAGGCAGAAGCTCGGTACCCTCTACGTCAAAAACGTTGAATCCATCTTTTCCAAGGCTTTCATTGTACACATAAAACTCAACCGTCTTATTATCGGCGTAACTTGTTACTCCTAATACCAAGCCATTTTTGGTGTCCAGAGTTACCTTTAGAGTTTTACCTGAAACTATGAGCGTACTGGTACCTTCCTGAGTGGTAAGTTCCTTGCCCGATACCGAGAGCGTGAATAATGTCACGAAGATCAAAGTCAGAATTATCGCTCTTTTCATTTTTCGTGCCTCCTCAATAGCGTGAAATGATCTGGTACTTCGTCGAACCCCCCTGGATTGAAGGAATTGCATCTGATTATTCTCCAGATGCCTAGAATTAGCCCTTTCAGAGCTCCAAATCTCTCTATTGCCTCATATGTGTATGTTGAACAAGTGGGAGAAAACCTGCATCTTGGGCGGGTTCTAGGGGAGATCTTTTTTCTGTAGAAATCTATCAGAAACAGTAGTATCTTTTTCATCGGACGTTTCTCCAATTTTCTCAGCGATTCGTTTAATGATCTGTACAATATCAAAATATCCAACTTTTCTCTTCTTAAACAGGTCGGATAGATCCTTTCTTGCAATGAAAAGTATATCATACCCTTCGGGAAAGACTTGTTTATTAGTTCGGTAAACCTCTTTAACCAATCTTCTGAGGCGGTTTCTCAGGTGAGCCTTTCCAAATTTCCGTCTTATAGATATCCCTATACGAGAAAAAGGCAGACCATTCTTAACATACAATACAACAAAAAAAGGGTCAACAATTGATTTTCCCTTTTTGAAGACTCTGTCGAAGTCTGCCTTTCGTCTTAGCCTTTCGTTTTTACTAAGGGACTGATCTCTGAGGTTCACACAGAAAGTCTCT encodes:
- the yidD gene encoding membrane protein insertion efficiency factor YidD, whose protein sequence is MKKILLFLIDFYRKKISPRTRPRCRFSPTCSTYTYEAIERFGALKGLILGIWRIIRCNSFNPGGFDEVPDHFTLLRRHEK
- the rnpA gene encoding ribonuclease P protein component: MNLRDQSLSKNERLRRKADFDRVFKKGKSIVDPFFVVLYVKNGLPFSRIGISIRRKFGKAHLRNRLRRLVKEVYRTNKQVFPEGYDILFIARKDLSDLFKKRKVGYFDIVQIIKRIAEKIGETSDEKDTTVSDRFLQKKDLP